DNA sequence from the Oncorhynchus gorbuscha isolate QuinsamMale2020 ecotype Even-year unplaced genomic scaffold, OgorEven_v1.0 Un_scaffold_6466, whole genome shotgun sequence genome:
gagctcgggtattttctgtttaccagggagctaatttcttatgacaaatgttttttgtttttaggggtgcgacagCATCTAaggtattacgcaaggttaaattgagttcctcagttaggtggtttactgatttttgtactctgacatccttgggtacgtggagggagtctggaaaggCATCTAGGAATttttgggttgtccgagaatttatagcatggCTTTTGAGGATCCTTGGTTGGGGTATGAGCGGATTATTTATTgcgattgcaaatgtaataaaatggtggtccgatagtccaggattatgaggaaaaatatTAAGATCCAAAACATTTATTCCacaggacaaaactaggtccagagtatgactgtggcagtgagtaggtccggagacatgttggacaaaacccactgagtcgatgatggctccgaaagccttttggagttgGTCTGTGgatttttccatgtgaatattaaaatcaccaaaaatgtgaatattatctgacatgactacaaggtccaataggaattcagggaactcagtgggaaatgctgtatatggcccagttggcctgtaaacagtagctataaaaagtgattgagtaggctgcgtAGATTTCATGagtagaagctcaaaagacggaAACCtcatttaaaatgattttttaTTGAAAATTGCTATGGTAAATGTTAGCGACACCTacgcgggggatatggtcaccagcgtaaccaggaggtgaggcctcatttaacacagtaaatttataaggcttaagccatgtttcagtcaggctgatcacatcaagattatgatcattGATTAGTTCATTGAGTATAACTttcttggaagtgagggatctaacattaaatagccctattttgagatgtgagatatcacaatctctttcaataatgacaggaatggaggaggtctttattccagtgagattgctaaggcgaacaccgcgcCTCCAACTAGGATGGAgttgtcactcctcagcaggccaggcttgatccaaaggacagatttccacttgtctaatgtccatttctcgtgtttctttgcccaaacaagtctcttcttattattgatgtcctttagtagtggtttctttgcagcaattcgacctcgaaggcctgattcatgcagtctactctgaacagttgatgttgaaatgtgtctgttacttgaactctgtgaataatttattttgggctgcaatttcggaGGCCGGTAACTCTAATGAGCCTCTGCAGCAGTGGTTACTCTGGGTCtatctttcctgtggtggtcctcatgagtgccagtttcatcatagcgattgatggtttttgcgactgcacatgaagaaactttcaaagttcttgagattttccggattgactgaccttcatttcttaaagtaatgatggactgtcatttctctttgcttattggagctgttcttgccataatatggacttgatattttaccaaacaggcctatattctgtataccacccctaccttgtcacaacacaactgactggctcaaacacattaggaaggaaagaaattctacaaatgaacaaggcacacctgttgatttaaatgcattccaggtgactacctcatgaagctggttgagagaatgccaagagtgtgcaaagctgtcaaggcaaagggtggctactttaaagaatctcaaatctcaaatatattttgttttctttaacacttttggttactgcatgattccatattccactattgactggtacttatatatatatatatgtaatacactgctcaaaaaaataaagggaacactaaaatagcacatcatagatctgaatgaatgaaattctTATTAaacacttttttctttacatagttgaatgtgcctccacgtgcctgtatgacctccctacaatgcctgggcatgctcctgatgaggtggcggatggtctcctgagggaatctcctcccagacctggactaaagcatccgccaactcctggacagtctgtggtgcaacgtggcgttggtggatggagcgagacatgatgtcccagatgtgctcaattggatccaggtctggggaacgggcgggccagtccatagcatcaatgccttcctcttgcggAACTGCTGAcatactccagccacatgaggtctagcattatgttgcattaggaggaacccagggccaaccgcaccagcatatggtctcacacgGGTCTGAGGATCTCAGCACATGgaggagggctgtgcggcccccccaaagaaatgccaccccacaccatgactgacccaccgccaaaccggtcatgctggaggatgttgcaggcagcagaacgttctccacggcgtctccagactgttacgtctgtcacatgtgctcagtgtgaacctgctttcatctgtgaagagcacagggcgctagtggcgaatttgccaatcttggtgttctctggcaaatgaaattgtatacacaacccccacctgtggacgtcaggccctcataccaccctcatggagtctgtttctgaccttttgagcagacacatgcacatgtgtggcctgctggaggtcattttgcagggctctggcagtgctcctccttgcacaaaggtggaggtagcggtcctgctgctgggttgttgccctcctacggccatatccacgtctcctgatgtactggcctgtctcctgttagcacctccatgctctggacactacgctgacagacacagcaaaccttcttgccacagctcgcattgatgtgccatcctggatgagctgcactacctgagccacttgtgtgggttgtagactccatctcatgctaccaatagagtgaaagcaccgccagcattcaaaagtgaccaaaacatcagccaggaagcataggaactgagaagtggtctgtggtcaccacctgcagaaccactcctttattgggggtgtcttgctaattgcctataatttccacctgttgtctatgccatttgcacaacagcatgtgaaatttattgtcaatcagtgttgcttcctaagtggacagtttgatttcacagaagtgtgattgacttggagttacattgtgttgtttaagtgttccctttatttctttgagcagtgtgtgtgtgtgtgtatatatatatatatatatatatatatatataactttgaCAACCCTCCCCTATTTTGGACCACCCCTAGTAAATTTGGATCTGTCTCTTAATTAATTTAAGTTACTTGAACATTTTGCATTAATTACTTTCAAGTAAAGtaattgaaaacatgttttatttttttattaaagtaGTTGAAAAACGCGTTTAATTTCAAGTAAGCATTTGGAAAATGTGTTTCGTTTCTTGTAAAAGAGATTAAAAACAAGTCCTGCAGGATTTGCTAGGCCGTGACAGAGTGAATGTTTATGGACATGGCAGACTCTGCCTAGTGTTAAACCCGTATTGATCATTCGCTAAATTTCTATGCGCCCAAATCTATTCTATAGGAAAAAAGGAAATAGGTCTACACTTTATGGATTTGGTGCAGATGAGCCTACCCTGCGTGCACCAGCAGTCGCGGGTAACGTTGCTACCAACCATGGTATGCCAAATCCTGGTATTATGGTTGTGTCTCAACCTGCCTACAGCAAACTCAGGTGAGAGCCTTTCCCTTGTTTGGTTAGACTTAAAGCCCTAAATCAATCGCCGTTTTGAAAGTAAAAATAACAACCATCCAACAACGCGATTTTCTTTTCAACTTGAATGTGATAATGTAGGTTGTAGTTCCGTGGTTATCAGGATCTGCAGCCAGGGAAGGGTATATGATGATATATACAAAATAAACAAACGTAATCGTAGTTAATATGTGTTTTGTCCCAAATAGAGAAACAATATTTTCTTGGGAGGCAAAACCAATGAAGAGCGTACACAAAGGCTACTTTAGACCGCTAAGGCAAGCACACTCCTTGTTTAAAGAAATGCACCTTTTGTTGTAGCTAAATCTCACTAGGCTACAATTACCTCTCCTCCACAATATTACTGTTTAAAAGTCAATGTAACCTTTTTTTTTATATTCAGGGTCAGTATGGCGTATTGTGTCTCGTCCGTGATCTCGAAGTGACTTTCATTTATAACCTGTACCAGTACAGTCTGCCTGGATATAAGTGAGGATGTGTACAACGGGATTTTTCAGCCAATCGCGTTTGTCCAAAGTTGATCTCGTTCCCTTAGATAGTTTTTTCTTCTATAGAGGTATCAATAAGTTACTGCTAGGCTATGTCTGATTGTTTTAAATATGTATACCGTTTCAAATAGGATTGTTCATATTTCTACCTTATTGGTAACGTATTTGATTCCCATGACATGCGCAGGTGAGTCATTTTTTTCCACTAAGAGGGTAATATCACATCAAATATAAATATTTAACCTATGACTTGATTTGAAAGAATATAATTAGGGTACCAAGGTACTGAATGTGCAATAGGTCTAGCCATTATGCCCAGTGGACATTTCAATTAATTATATATAataattgattcttgaagaatacaaTTCTTCATAAAGTTAGTTAACGTTACCGTTTTACCCAGATTGGCTATACCTGTATTTCAAGGCTTTGGTACATTGTTTCCATTTGTTTTTGTAAACAAACATACATGATATCAAAGTAGGACTCGGTTGTCAAAAGGCATACCATATTCACTGTTATGCTATTAGTGCTAACATGATTTTAATAAGTAATTATGCGTGTGTTTACATCCGTTTCATTATAAAACCTCATTGTACGTCTTGTGTTCAAATAGAGAAACAGATTTGGCATTATTTATATTTTCTAAGAGGCAAAACACGGAGCGTACACAAAGCAGGCTACTTTAGACTGCTAAGGCAAGCACAATCATTGTTTAAAGAAATGCACCTTTTGTTGTAGCTACATCTCTTAACACTAGGCTACAATCACCTCTCCTGCATATCTTACTAAATTACCGGAACACAATATTACTGTTTAAAAGTCAATGTAACCTTTTTTTTATATTCAGGGTCAGTATGGCGTATTGTGTCTCGTCCGTGATCTCGAAGTGACTTTCATTTATAACCTGTACCAGTACAGTCTGCCTGGATATAAGTGAGGATGTGTACAACGGGATTTTTCAGCCAATCATGTGTGTCCGATGTTTATTCATCTAGTTTCCTGGAAATTGGATTGTTTTGAATCGACTTCAGATTTTAAATGACTGCTAAAACTAGGTTATTTCTAATAGTTTCAAATATGATTGTTCATATTTGACCATTATTGGTATTCCCATGACATGCGCAGGTAAGTATATATTTCTCACTAAAATGGTACCTAAAAAAATATTGTAATATATATAGCCTACTCATTGATTTAAAAGAATTTGACCTATAAATAGGATACCAAGGTATGTGCAATACGCCTAGAACTGTAGTCTAATAGACACTTAAATTAATAGTATTTAATCATTGATTCTTGAACACATGCCTCGTAAGTACAACTGCCTTACCCCATTAGACTATACCTAAATAAATATAAAGTTGTCCTCCATTGTTTCCATTTGTTTTTGTAAACACAAAAATGTTCATGGtcaagttttatttgtcacatgacaCGTCTAACTAGTAAGCCCTTCCCAACAGAAGGAGTATTCAATATAAAACTAGGTATAATGGGAAAATGAACATAAAAACATGAGATAAATAGAAGAGGCAGCTACAGGGTCAATGCCAATACCAAAtgaacaatgtgcagggatactggagtagtgaggtaaatatgtacatgtaggcagggattgGGAGAAAGTGACTTGTAGCACGataaataatattataataaacaGTATGGCAGCAGTATCAGTGGTGTGAGTGATTGTGTGTAAGAGAGTCAGTCAATGTATACCTGATCAAAtctaatgttatttgtcacatgcgccgaatacaacaggtatagatagatagaccgtacttacttacaagcccttaaccaaaaatacagttttaagaaaaatatgcGTTCAGTAAAAAATTAATAACTAAAAATATAAATTAAAGTAACAAATATTTATAGAGCAGCAGtcaaataacaatagcaaggctatatacacgaggtaccggtacagggtcaatgtacaatgtgcggggacaccagttagtcgaggtaattgaggtaatatgtacatgtagatagagttaaattgactatgcagagataataaacagagagtagcagcagcataaaagaggaggcatgcaaatagtctgtgtagccatttgattagctgttcaagagtcttatggcttgggggtagaagctgttgagaagcctcttGGATATCAATGTCCCAGGTTTTAACAGTTGACCAGGTAGGTCATAAATGGCCTGTTCACTGTTATGCTACTAGTGCTACCATGAGTATTATAGTGTTATGCTACTAGTGCTACCATGAGTATTATAGTGTTATGTTACTAGTGCTACCATGAGTATTATAGTGTTATGCTACTAGTGCTACCATGAGTATTATAGTGTTATGTTACTAGTGCTACCATGAGTATTATAGTGTTATGCTACTAGTGCTACCATGAGTATTATAGTGCTATGTTACTAGTGCTACcatggttattatactgttatgttactagtgctaccatggttattatactgttatgttactagtgctaccatggttattatagtgttatgttactagtgctaccatggttattatactgttatgttactagtgctaccatggttattatactgttatgttactagtgctaccatggttattatactgttatgttactagtgctaccatggttattatactgttatgtcACTAGTGCTACCATGACTATTATAGTGTTATGTTACTAGTGCCACcatggttattatactgttatgttactagtgctaccatggttattatactgttatgttACTAGTGCTAGTCAATGGTTATTATAGTGTTATGCTACTAGTGCCACCATGGTTATTATAGTGTTATGTTACTAGTGCTACcatggttattatactgttatgttACTAGTGCTACCATGGTTATACTGCACATACTAGTGCTACCATGAGTATTATAGTGTTATGTTTTGATTTTTCAGTGCCACCATGGCTATAGTGTTACGTTACTAGTGCTACCATGGTTATTATAATTGCTATGTTACTAGTGCTACCATATTATTATACTGTTATGTTACTAGTGCCACCATGGTTATTACACTGTTATGTTACTAGTGCCACcatggttattatactgttatgttACTAGTGCTACCATGGTTATTACACTGTTATGTTACTAGTGCCACCATGGTTATTATCCTGTTATGTTACTAGTGCTACcatggttattatactgttatagtTACTAGTGCTACCATGGTTATTATAGTGTTATGTTACTCGTATACCATGaagttattatactgttatgttATTAGTGCTACCATGGTTATTACACTGTTATGTTACTAGTGCTACCATGGTTATTATACACCTGTTATGTTACTAGTGCCACCATGAGTTATTATAGTGTTATGTTACTAGTGCTACCATGGTTATTATAGCAAGTTATGTTACTAGTGCCACCATGGTTATTATAATTGTTATGTTACTAGTGCCACCATGGTTATTatagtgttggttactagtgctaccatggttattatagtgttatgttactagtgctaccatggttattatactgttatgttACTAGTGCCACCATGGTTATTACACTGTTATGTTACTAGTGCCACCATGGTTATTATAGTGTTATGTTACTAGTGCTATTATAGTGTTATGTTACTAGTGCTACCATGGTTATTATAATTGTTATGTTACTAGTGCCACCATGGCTATTATACTGTTATGTTTACTAGTGCCACcatggttattatactgttatgctactagtgctaccatggttattatactgttatgttACTAGTGCCACCATGAGGTATTATAGTGTTATGTTACTAGTGCTACcatggttattatactgttatgttaccagtgctaccatggttattatactgttatgttACCAGTGCTACCATGGCTATTATACTGTTATGCCACTAGTGCTACcatggttattatactgttatgttACTAGTGCTACCATGAGCATTATACTGTTATGTTACTTTTCCGTGGCTACcatggttattatactgttatgttACCTCGTATACcatggttattatactgttatgttactagtgctaccatggttattatactgttatgttACTAGTGCTTTATTACACTGTTATGTTACTAGTGCTACCATGGTTATTATACCTGTTATGTTACTTAGTGCTACcatggttattatactgttatgttACTAGTGCTACCCATGGTTATTATATTGTTATGTTACTAGTGCTACCATGATTTCAGTAAGTAATTGTTTCTTTTATGTAACAGTATTGTTTGTTTCATCCATTAATCCATACcttgtgttttgttttgttttttctaGTCTTATCCATTCCCTGAAGTATTTTCTACACAGCGCTCCTAATAATCTACTGGCCTTCCAGAGTTCAGCGCTGTTACTTATCTGGATGAGAACCACCTATTTCTACGGCCAGTTCTACAAAGGAAGTGGTAGTCAACAGGAGGGGTAAAAGAAGCCGTGGATCCAGACTTCTGGAGAAGAAATACACAAATTTAAGGAGACTGAGAAGGTGTTCAAAACATGGCGACTGCAAGAGATCAGCTTCTCTTCCAACCAGACAAGTTAGTAGGCTGTCATCAGAGCAGGTTTCTTTGATAGATGGCTAAACCGTGAACACTCATTGAATATTGAAGATCGATGTTATTATGTTGTTCCCTTTTAGGTGCCCGTACATTGCAGTTAATGTACAGCTGTGAGTGGGTTGAGGAAACTGGTGCTACAGAGGGACATGAACAGTATGGATATGGAGGAGAGGACTTCTTGTTATTTGATCTGAAGAATGAAAGATGGATTGCACCTGTTCGGCAGGGACACATCACCAAAATAAAGTGGGATGCTAATGTTCCTAAACTTAAAGCCAAAATTCACTATCTAAACCACACATGTAATGAATGGCTGAACAAATATGTTTCCAATCGGAGACGCTTGCTGCAGAGGACaggtattgttgttattattatgacTTAGTTTGTTTTTACACAATTTTAGTAGGTTTACTATTTCCATGTCTTGGAGATTCTAATTACATGTATACATACAGTTAGATCTTTCAAACAAACTTGTCCAGTAGCCTTCCTCTGGAATAGTGTACAGCCAGATAATGTCATCTGAAGAACAAAATAACACTATAGAGATGTATGTATTTGATCAATATCCTGATGTTTGTATATTTGCTTTCCACAGTCCCACCGCAGGTAACTTTGCTTCAGAAAGAACCCTTCTCTCGTGTGACCTGCCATGCAACGGGCTTCTATCCGCACGCAATCATGATATTTTGGAGAAGAGATGGGGTAGAAGTCCATGATGATGTGGTGCATGAAGAGACCCTGCCTAACGGGGATGGGACGTATCAGAAGAGAACCCATCTCACTGTGTCCCCTGAAGACCTACAGAAGAACGACTACAAATGCACTGTCAAACACAGTGGCAATGATGTGGTGCTGTCTGCTAACGGGGACAGCATTCCTAGCAACAGCAGGAATACTCAGGGTTAGTAGTACTCCTATTATCTAAGTCAGTTCTCAAGGACCAATTCAGGTTATTGTTTCTAAATATTACATCTAAATGTTATGTTCTAGACGTCTTTCTATATGTTATTAATCTATTAGCAAACCAGTTGTATATGGCagcctcttttctcttttcttattGGCCACTGTGAAAAGTGATGTTGTCATCCTCTGCCCCTGGAGTCTGATCAGTTTTAATCACAATTAACACAAAACTTGATTAATTGTCTCATCAATGTCTTCACTAATAGTGTGATGTGTGTcatgaaatcaaatgtattcacaaTTGAGCAATTATTCTTTGATCTCAGGGGTCTCCCTCATCATCATTGTCTTGATATTGGCCTTCAGTGTGATTGGTACGTCAAGCCCTCTTCACCATTATAGACACCAGCAGACACACAAATGTGGCAACAACTTAAAACATCCAGTACATTTGAATGTCAATAATACACAACACCATAGTGTTACATGTATGTTGTTTTGT
Encoded proteins:
- the LOC124019060 gene encoding major histocompatibility complex class I-related gene protein-like — encoded protein: MISETEKVFKTWRLQEISFSSNQTSARTLQLMYSCEWVEETGATEGHEQYGYGGEDFLLFDLKNERWIAPVRQGHITKIKWDANVPKLKAKIHYLNHTCNEWLNKYVSNRRRLLQRTVPPQVTLLQKEPFSRVTCHATGFYPHAIMIFWRRDGVEVHDDVVHEETLPNGDGTYQKRTHLTVSPEDLQKNDYKCTVKHSGNDVVLSANGDSIPSNSRNTQGVSLIIIVLILAFSVIVLVFMRMRDCKEKASSHLFF